In Bombus affinis isolate iyBomAffi1 chromosome 8, iyBomAffi1.2, whole genome shotgun sequence, the following proteins share a genomic window:
- the LOC126919845 gene encoding putative U5 small nuclear ribonucleoprotein 200 kDa helicase: MADAAARQLQYEYKANSNLVLQADVRLIERRSRDEATGEVMSLVGKLDGTRMGDRAQRTKPGKAEERKVKRQKRDEAQYDFARMKGATLLSEGVDEMVGIVYRPKTQDTRQTYEVLLSFIQEALGDQPRDILCGAADEVLAVLKNDRLKEKEKKKETELLLGPLAEERFALLVNLGKKITDFGSDEKTTTNEENIDETYGINVQFEESSEEDDEDVYGEVRENDDEGDEGEEANDDRAIHAENLGGAEEMKKEKPLHPLDIDAYWLQRRLSRIYDDAMVSQARAAEVLAVLKDAGDDRDCENQLVLLLGYDCFDFIKQLKKYRHTIAYCTMLASSQSESERQKIRNKMNDDPVLAKILRQLDTGKGDDDADETMEARAQRKRREENEDTGGPGGQVQGTRNLIDLEDLIFAQGSHFMANKRCQLPDGSFRKQRKGYEEVHVPALKPKPFAENEKLYPIDQLPKYVQPAFEGFKTLNRIQSRLYQAALESDENLLLCAPTGAGKTNVALLCMMREIGKHINADSTINADEFKIIYVAPMRSLVQEMVGTFGKRLSTYNLTVSELTGDHQLTREQIAATQVIVCTPEKWDIITRKGGEKTFTSLVRLIIIDEIHLLHDERGPVLEALVARTIRNIETTQEDVRLIGLSATLPNYQDVAAFLRIKPESGLFYFDNSFRPVALEQQYIGVTEKKALKRFQVMNEIVYEKTMEHAGRNQVLVFVHSRKETGKTARAIRDMCLEKDTLGQFLREGSASMEVLRTEAEQVKNQELKDLLPYGFAIHHAGMTRVDRTLVEDLFADRHIQVLVSTATLAWGVNLPAHTVIIKGTQVYNPEKGRWVELGALDVLQMLGRAGRPQYDTKGEGILITNHSELQYYLSLLNQQLPIESQLISKMSDMLNAEIVLGTIQNIRDAVTWLGYTYLYIRMLRCPSLYSISQDKLKEDPLLELHRADLIHSAAVALDRSGLIKYDRKSGNFQATELGRIASHYYCTHDTMSIYNQLLKRTLSEIELFRVFSLSSEFKHINVREEEKLELQKLMERVPIPVKESIEEASAKVNVLLQAYISQLKLEGFALMSDMVFVTQSASRLMRAIFEIVLFRGWAQLGDKCLSLCKMIDRRMWQSMSPLRQFRKMPEEIVKKIEKKNFPWERLYDLGPNEIGELIRVPKLGKTIHKYIHQFPKLELSTHIQPITRSTLRVELTITPDFQWDEKIHGASEAFWILVEDVDSEVILHHEYFLLKAKYATDEHLIKFFVPVFEPLPPQYFLRVVSDRWIGAETQLPVSFRHLILPEKNLPPTELLDLQPLPITALRNSKFENIYADKFPQFNPIQTQVFNAIYNSDDNVFVGAPTGSGKTTIAEFAVLRLLTQNPEGRAVYMVSKEALAELVYVDWSSKFNQQLGRKVVLLTGETGTDLKLLAKGQIIITTADKWDVLSRRWKQRKNVQNIQLFIVDELQLIGGEEGPVLEVACSRARYISSQLDKPTRIIALSASLADAKDAAQWLGAPAAATFNFHPSVRPVPLELHVQGINITHNASRLAAMAKPVYNAILRHASHKPVIVFVPTRRQARLTAIDLLTFTAAEGQPSRFFHAEEADIKPFLDRMTDKTLKETLSQGVAYLHEGLSVDDRHLVEQLFDSGAIQIAVATRDLCWGLSISSHLVVVMDTQCYNGKTHAYEDYPITDVLQMVARANRPLEDDDAKCVLLCQSSKKDFFKKFLNEPLPVESHLDHRLHDHFNAEIVTKTIENKQDAVDYLTWTFLYRRLTQNPNYYGLQGVTHRHLSDHLSELVESTLSDLEQAKCVAVEDEMDTLPLNLGMIAAYYYINYATIELFSLSLNNKTKIRGLLEIISAAAEYENVPVRQREENLLRSLATRLPHAPQATRMADPHVKAQLLLQAHLSRILLGPELQKDTELVLSKAIRLIQACVDVLSSSGWLAPAVAAMELAQMVTQAMWSKDSYLKQLPHFTPETIKRCTDKGVETVFDVMELEDDDRNRLLQLSETQMADVAKFCNRYPNIEMSYEVQDKDKLRSGGTVNVIVQLEREDEVTGPVVAPFFPQKREEGWWVVIGDPKTNSLLSIKRLTLQQKAKVKLDFVAPAPGQHSYTLYFMSDAYLGCDQEYKFTISVEEYESDVSSGSESD; this comes from the exons ATGGCAGACGCTGCAGCGAGGCAGTTGCAGTACGAATATAAAGCT AATTCTAATCTCGTATTACAAGCTGATGTGCGATTAATAGAAAGACGTAGTAGAGATGAAGCTACTGGCGAGGTTATGTCCCTTGTTGGGAAACTGGATGGAACGCGAATGGGTGATAGAGCACAACGTACTAAACCAGGAAAAGCAGAGGAACGAAAAGTCAA gcGTCAGAAACGAGATGAAGCACAATATGATTTTGCACGGATGAAAGGTGCAACATTGCTTTCAGAAGGCGTAGATGAGATGGTTGGAATTGTTTATCGTCCTAAGACTCAAGATACACGTCAAACCTACGAAGTATTACTGAGTTTTATTCAAGAAGCCTTAGGAGATCAACCTAGAGATATTCTTTGTGGTGCTGCTGATGAAGTATTAGCAGTTTTAAAAAATGACCGGcttaaggaaaaagaaaagaagaaagaaacagaaTTATTATTGGGTCCATTAGCTGAAGAAAGATTTGCATTATTAGTGAACCTTGGAAAAAAGATAACAGATTTTGGTAGTGATGAGAAAACTACTACAAATGAAGAAAATATTGATGAAACATATGGAATTAATGTACAATTTGAAGAAAGCAGCGAAGAAGATGATGAAGATGTTTATGGAGAAGTTAGAGAAAATGATGATGAAGGTGATGAAGGTGAAGAAGCTAATGATGACAGAGCTATTCATGcagaaaat TTGGGTGGTGCCGAAGAAATGAAGAAAGAGAAGCCATTACATCCTTTGGATATAGATGCATACTGGTTGCAAAGGAGATTAAGTAGGATATATGATGATGCTATGGTCTCACAAGCAAGAGCTGCAGAAGTATTAGCAGTTTTAAAAGATGCTGGAGATGATCGTGACTGTGAAAACCAACTAGTACTTTTGCTAGGTTATGATTGTTTCGACTTCATTAAACAACTCAAAAAATATAGGCATACAA TTGCTTATTGCACTATGTTGGCATCCTCGCAGTCTGAATCAGAACGTcaaaaaattcgaaataagatGAATGATGATCCTGTATTGGCAAAAATTTTGCGACAATTAGATACAGGTAAAGGTGATGATGATGCCGATGAAACGATGGAAGCAAGGGCACAACGTAAACggagagaagaaaacgaagatACTGGAGGTCCTGGAGGGCAAGTTCAGGGTACAAGAAATCTAATAGATCTAGAAGACTTGATATTTGCACAAGGTAGTCATTTTATGGCAAATAAACGTTGTCAGTTACCTGATGGAAGTTTCAGAAAGCAGCGTAAAGG ATATGAAGAAGTTCATGTTCCTGCTTTAAAACCAAAACCATTTGCAGAAAACGAGAAACTTTACCCAATTGATCAATTGCCAAAATACGTGCAACCAGCTTTTGAAGGATTTAAGACATTAAACCGAATTCAGAGTCGTTTATATCAAGCTGCATTAGAAAGCGATGAGAATTTACTACTGTGTGCACCAACAGGTGCTGGTAAAACTAATGTTGCTCTTTTATGTATGATGCGTGAAATTGGAAAACATATAAATGCAGATAGTACGATTAACGCGGATGAATTCAAAATAATTTATGTTGCACCAATGCGTTCTTTGGTACAAGAAATGGTTGGAACTTTTGGTAAAAGATTATCCACGTATAATTTAACCGTTTCGGAATTAACCGGTGATCATCAATTAACAAGAGAACAGATAGCTGCAACTCAAGTTATTGTCTGCACTCCCGAAAAATGGGATATTATAACGCGAAAAGGAGGAGAGAAAACCTTTACTTCATTGGTTAGATTAATTATTATTGATGAAATTCATTTGCTACATGATGAGAGAGGTCCTGTTTTGGAGGCATTAGTGGCTAGAACAATCAGGAATATTGAAACAACGCAGGAAGATGTAAGACTAATTGGTCTTTCTGCAACATTACCAAATTATCAAGACGTCGCGGCATTTTTACGTATAAAACCAGAATCAGGATTATTTTATTTTGATAATAGTTTTAGACCTGTTGCATTAGAACAGCAATATATAGGTGTAACAGAAAAGAAAGCATTGAAACGTTTTCAAGTGATGAATGAAATTGTATATGAGAAAACAATGGAACATGCTGGCAGGAACCAAGTTTTAGTTTTTGTTCATTCACGAAAAGAAACTGGGAAAACAGCACGTGCTATTAGAGATATGTGTTTGGAAAAAGACACATTAGGACAATTTCTTAGAGAAGGATCTGCATCAATGGAAGTTTTAAGAACAGAAGCTGAGCAAGTTAAAAATCAAGAACTCAAAGATTTATTACCTTATGGTTTTGCTATTCATCATGCTGGTATGACAAGAGTAGACAGAACATTAGTTGAAGATCTTTTTGCTGATAGACATATACAAGTACTAGTATCCACAGCAACTTTAGCTTGGGGTGTTAACTTACCAGCACATACAGTTATCATAAAAGGAACTCAAGTCTATAATCCAGAGAAAGGTAGATGGGTTGAATTAGGTGCTCTAGACGTATTGCAAATGTTGGGTAGAGCTGGTCGTCCACAGTATGATACAAAAGGTGAAGGTATTCTTATTACAAATCATAGTGAACTTCAATATTATTTGTCCCTACTAAATCAGCAGTTACCTATTGAATCACAATTAATTAGTAAAATGTCAGATATGTTAAATGCAGAAATAGTATTAGGCACTATACAAAATATTAGAGATGCAGTTACTTGGTTAGGATACACATACTTATACATTAGAATGCTTCGTTGTCCaagtttatatagtataagCCAGGATAAACTAAAAGAAGATCCACTACTTGAATTACACAGAGCAGATCTTATTCATTCTGCCGCAGTAGCATTAGATCGCAGTGGTTTGATTAAATATGATCGAAAATCtggaaatttccaagctacTGAACTAGGTCGAATAGCGTCGCATTATTATTGTACTCATGACACTATGTCTATATACAATCAATTACTAAAACGTACTCTAAGTGAAATTGAATTGTTTAGAGTGTTTTCATTATCTAGTGAATTTAAACATATAAACGTTAGAGAAGAAGAGAAGTTAGAATTGCAGAAATTGATGGAGAGAGTTCCAATACCGGTAAAAGAAAGTATAGAAGAAGCAAGTGCGAAAGTCAATGTACTTTTACAAGCATACATCTCTCAATTGAAACTTGAAGGATTTGCTCTTATGTCTGATATGGTATTTGTTACTCAATCCGCATCGCGATTAATGAGAGCTATCTTTGAAATCGTCTTATTTCGTGGCTGGGCACAACTAGGCGATAAATGTCTATCCTTATGTAAAATGATAGATCGTAGAATGTGGCAATCGATGTCACCTCTTAGGCAATTCAGAAAAATGCCAGAGGAAATtgtaaaaaagatagaaaaaaagaattttccCTGGGAAAGATTGTATGATTTAGGACCGAATGAAATCGGTGAATTGATTCGAGTACCAAAGCTaggtaaaactattcataaatataTTCATCAGTTTCCAAAATTAGAACTATCGACGCACATTCAACCGATTACCCGTTCTACTTTAAGAGTAGAACTAACTATTACACCAGACTTTCAATGGGATGAAAAAATACATGGAGCATCTGAAGCATTTTGGATTTTAGTTGAAGATGTAGATTCGGAAGTGATACTTCACCATGAATATTTTTTACTCAAGGCCAAATATGCAACAGACGAACATTTGATCAAATTTTTTGTTCCCGTATTTGAGCCTTTACCACCACAATACTTTTTACGTGTAGTATCAGATAGATGGATTGGGGCGGAAACTCAATTGCCTGTCAGTTTTCGACATTTAATTTTGCCAGAAAAGAATTTACCACCAACTGAATTACTTGATTTACAACCTCTTCCAATTACTGCGTTACGTAATTCAAAGTTCGAAAACATTTATGCAGATAAATTTCCACAATTTAATCCAATTCAGACACAAGTTTTTAATGCTATTTACAATTCAGATGATAATGTCTTTGTTGGTGCACCTACGGGTTCAGGTAAAACAACCATTGCAGAATTTGCTGTATTACGTTTACTGACCCAAAATCCAGAAGGAAGAGCTGTATACATGGTTAGTAAAGAAGCTTTAGCAGAGTTAGTTTATGTGGATTGGTCATCAAAATTTAATCAACAACTAGGTAGGAAGGTAGTTCTTCTGACTGGTGAAACAGGAACAGATTTAAAATTGCTTGCAAAAGGGCAGATCATAATTACAACTGCAGATAAATGGGATGTATTATCACGAAGAtggaaacaaagaaaaaatgtacaaaacattcAACTTTTCATTGTTGATGAACTTCAATTAATTGGTGGAGAAGAAGGGCCTGTATTAGAGGTTGCATGTTCAAGAGCACGATATATTTCTTCACAGCTAGATAAACCAACCAGAATTATAGCATTGTCAGCTTCACTTGCTGATGCTAAAGATGCTGCTCAATGGTTAGGTGCACCTGCTGCTGCAACATTCAATTTCCATCCGTCTGTTAGGCCTGTACCTCTAGAGTTGCATGTACAAGGAATAAATATTACTCACAATGCATCTAGATTAGCTGCTATGGCAAAACCAGTGTATAATGCAATACTTAGACATGCATCTCATAAACCAGTCATTGTTTTTGTACCTACTCGTCGTCAAGCTAGATTAACAGCCATAGATTTGTTAACATTCACTGCAGCTGAAGGACAACCTTCTCGATTCTTCCACGCAGAAGAAGCTGATATTAAACCGTTCTTAGATAGAATGACAGATAAAACATTGAAAGAAACGCTCTCACAAGGCGTTGCTTATCTTCACGAAGGGCTCTCTGTGGATGATCGACATCTGGTTGAACAACTTTTCGATAGTGGTGCTATTCAAATAGCAGTTGCTACGAGAGATCTTTGTTGGGGTTTATCTATTAGTTCTCATCTTGTTGTTGTTATGGATACCCAATGTTACAATGGAAAGACACATGCATACGAAGATTATCCAATTACAGATGTTTTACAAATGGTAGCACGTGCAAATCGTCCGTTAGAAGATGACGATGCCAAATGTGTCCTTCTTTGTCAGAGTTCAAAGAAAGACTTCTTTAAGAAATTCTTAAACGAACCTTTGCCCGTAGAAAGTCATTTAGATCATAGGTTACATGATCATTTCAATGCAGAAATTGTGACTAAAACAATTGAAAATAAACAAGACGCAGTTGATTATCTTACATGGACTTTCTTATATAGACGACTTACACAGAATCCAAATTATTATGGATTACAAGGTGTTACACATAGGCATTTATCAGATCATTTATCTGAATTGGTTGAAAGTACTTTGAGTGACCTAGAACAAGCAAAATGTGTCGCTGTAGAAGATGAAATGGACACCTTGCCTTTGAATCTTGGCATGATTGCagcttattattatattaattatgcgACAATTGAGTTGTTCAGTCtttctttaaataataaaaccaaAATCAGAGGTTTGCTGGAAATTATCTCAGCTGCTGCTGAATATGAAAATGTTCCAGTTAGGCAGCGCGAAGAAAATTTGTTAAGGAGTTTGGCAACAAGGCTTCCACATGCACCTCAAGCTACAAGGATGGCTGACCCTCATGTAAAAGCACAACTTCTATTGCAAGCACATTTATCCAGAATATTACTTGGCCCAGAACTACAAAAAGATACAGAATTAGTATTAAGCAAAGCTATAAGATTAATACAAGCTTGTGTTGATGTTCTTAGTTCATCTGGTTGGCTAGCTCCTGCTGTGGCTGCTATGGAACTAGCACAGATGGTTACACAAGCCATGTGGTCTAAGGATTCGTACCTCAAACAATTACCACATTTTACACCTGAAACTATCAAACGTTGTACAGATAAAGGAGTAGAAACGGTATTTGATGTAATGGAATTGGAAGATGATGATAGAAATCGTCTTTTACAATTATCTGAGACTCAAATGGCAGATGTAGCTAAATTTTGTAATCGTTATCCAAACATAGAAATGTCCTATGAAGTTCAAGATAAAGATAAATTACGCAGTGGTGGTACAGTAAATGTAATTGTACAGCTTGAAAGAGAAGATGAAGTGACAGGTCCAGTTGTAGCACCCTTCTTCCCACAAAAACGCGAAGAAGGGTGGTGGGTTGTTATCGGCGATCCGAAGACTAATTCTTTATTATCGATTAAGAGGTTGACACTACAACAAAAGGCGAAGGTCAAACTCGATTTTGTGGCACCTGCTCCTGGTCAACATTCTTACACTTTGTATTTCATGAGTGATGCTTATTTAGGTTGTGACCAGGAATACAAATTTACTATCAGTGTAGAAGAGTATGAATCGGATGTTAGTTCAGGGTCAGAATCAGATTAA
- the LOC126919884 gene encoding insulin-like growth factor-binding protein-related protein 1 gives MTRKGALPVLSLSYLFIFYVAIFERNAFASIEINEDTEIIEKKRIEGCIECGDYRCPGDFGKCLLGSVLDPCKCCATGICARLDGEPCWNSSIPGLPSKRRNDGLCARNYECKLRSDLRKEDEPEATCVCMEQTPACGNDNKTYTTPCALHEEAMRRKRSSSLTLQHLGPCQSRPWISSPLEDVLSVFGQRLALNCEAKGFPVPDIFWEFHAADGRKVLKLPGEAQGATVHSSVGPEPLMRTSWMQLPRVTKEYVGMYHCIAKNSWGEASSASFVSMSEH, from the exons ATGACGCGTAAAGGAGCACTTCCTGTGTTATCGTTGTCGTACttgtttatattttatgttgCAATATTCGAAAGAAACGCTTTTGCATCTATCGAAATTAACGAAGATACGGAGATCATAGAGAAGAAACGCATTGAAGGATGTATCGAGTGTGGCGATTATAG GTGTCCGGGGGACTTTGGAAAATGTTTATTAGGTTCTGTTCTCGACCCATGTAAATGTTGTGCAACTGGTATATGTGCTCGATTGGATGGCGAACCTTGTTGGAATTCTAGTATACCTGGATTGCCTTCGAAACGTCGTAACGATGGTCTATGTGCAAGAAATTATGAGTGCAAGTTAAGGTCGGACCTCCGGAAAGAG GACGAACCAGAAGCCACTTGCGTTTGTATGGAACAAACTCCAGCGTGTGGTAATGATAATAAAACGTACACAACACCTTGTGCGCTGCATGAAGAGGCAATGAGACGGAAACGTTCATCTTCCTTGACGTTACAGCATCTTGGTCCGTGTCAAAGCCGTCCCTGGATTTCATCTCCTTTAGAAGATGTTTTATCAGTGTTTGGCCAACGATTAGCACTAAATTGTGAAGCGAAAGGCTTCCCTGTTCCCGATATTTTTTGGGAATTTCATGCAGCAGATGGGAGGAAAGTCTTGAAACTGCCAG GTGAAGCCCAAGGAGCGACAGTTCATAGCAGTGTCGGTCCGGAACCTCTTATGCGAACATCATGGATGCAATTACCTCGTGTCACCAAAGAGTATGTTGGAATGTATCATTGCATTGCCAAAAATTCGTGGGGTGAAGCTAGTAGTGCATCTTTTGTTTCTATGTCGGAACACTAA
- the LOC126919854 gene encoding prominin-1-A: protein MILLKGIFVLFFASEALGQFNGIVEANSFSNSDNYTTTDSFIIFHTPSETQRDGREMVADVLVHGPRNDTNISHLKTSVISTDWNNWNPKLKFPTTSSEKQYKMANLHLDRGIFVFDFLRKFLSLVQPYDVPIDLLTDAIENRLSTSRLISESIHLETALLAVLGMCCILCCVIPGIELWLACRPIREDYKPSQHPGALTFFLAFFVCVLGLGMITMIVCNETVSASVEQFPIVVETALQDLNDYHSSTTIQLRKCLSRSLDVASEAILADLDNIEELLGKPVQDELSTETGLDNALNMLVDLANASYKISTNVESLLSDGENIRSLGKQLSREIDDLRRNLESTLRACTGRDRPLCTIIDSFGLRLALRIDQFLRDDHLLRLRDLKQENFTETIRQARGEYMYIPQHIARNSLEVRNQIRREVNKMRARIFDEARNMEASNSELVKQLEFARRLLDYTTPYIIVIEHVRWLIGIGAVLCILIVWLLLLGALSCRCGSSVDKVRLTLLCGVFMACFISVILWAVFLMTLMLSSHTEMLICRPLHDPNYSTMQAILETRVFLGKRLSVSLKDLFEKCRENEPAYPAFGLGSTMKLEQLTAYWTWSSFTRIILKIKVELKTLKIFTPYLRQQLHNLLYACGLNLTEHRIMIQGRILNKDLEAMSDQLDKVTEQMSDRLTARSLETIVINMQDLTLRRVKPLMKLQDALLYKLAALELQVQPLRQQVNQSLTNLKTIQYYIDNQGDKIAQMKTKLYTDRLANYLDQWRSHVLSEMGNGVAKCRPLWDIVEGIKLLLCSHFLGNLSGYWFATFLCIVIMIASTPTAHILSLIYKKFPSVTKDATVISTRSADPPTETNEQENWNTPEPPPPPPPEPEEGWQ, encoded by the exons atgatccTTTTGAAAG GAATATTTGTACTATTTTTTGCCTCGGAAGCTCTGGGTCAGTTTAATGGTATAGTTGAAGCGAATTCATTCTCAAATAGCGACAATTACACTACTACAGACAGCTTTATCATTTTTCACACACCAAGTGAAACACAACGTGATGGAAGAGAAATGGTAGCCGATGTTCTAGTTCATGGACCTAGAAATGACACAAATATTTCACATTTGAAGACATCTGTGATCTCTACAGATTGGAACAATTGGAATCCGAAACTTAAATTTCCTACGACCAGCTCCGAAAAACAGTACAAAATGGCAAATTTACACTTGGACAGAGGAATATTTGTTTTTGATTTTCTACGAAAATTTCTATCACTTGTTCAACCTTACGACGTACCAATTG ATTTATTAACAGATGCGATAGAAAACCGATTAAGTACGTCAAGATTGATTTCGGAG TCAATACATCTGGAAACAGCATTGCTGGCAGTGCTTGGTATGTGCTGCATTTTGTGCTGTGTAATACCTGGAATTGAACTTTGGCTTGCATGTCGTCCAATAAGGGAAGATTACAAACCGAGTCAACATCCTGGCGCGCTTACATTTTTCCTGGCATTTTTCGTTTGTGTACTCGG ATTGGGCATGATTACAATGATCGTATGTAATGAGACAGTATCTGCAAGCGTGGAACAATTTCCAATTGTAGTTGAAACTGCCTTACAAGACTTAAACGATTATCATAGTAGCACAACGATTCAACTACGCAAATGTCTTTCAAGGAGTCTAGATGTGGCTAGCGAAGCAATTCTTGCAGATCTAGACA ATATAGAAGAATTACTGGGAAAGCCAGTGCAAGATGAGTTATCCACTGAAACAGGACTAGATAACGCATTAAATATGCTTGTAGATCTCGCAAATG cCAGCTATAAAATTTCAACCAATGTTGAATCTTTATTAAGCGACGGTGAAAATATTCGTAGTCTTGGGAAGCAATTAAGTCGTGAAATTGATGATTTACGTCGAAATTTGGAAAGCACATTGAGAGCTTGTACCGGACGTGATCGTCCCCTCTGTACCATTATTGATTCTTTTGGATTACGATTAGCTTTACGGATAGATCAG TTTCTGAGAGATGATCATTTGCTGCGTTTACGTGATTTGAAACAAGAAAATTTTACAGAAACTATTCGTCAAGCTCGAGGAGAGTATATGTACATTCCACAACATATTGCGAGGAATAGTTTAGAAGTTCGAAATC AAATTCGACGTGAAGTGAATAAAATGCGTGCAAGAATCTTTGATGAAGCACGAAATATGGAAGCAAGCAATTCCGAGCTCGTTAAACAATTAGAATTTGCAAGACGTCTACTGGATTATACGACACCATACATAATAGTCATCGAACATGTCAGATGGCTTATAGGTATTG gtGCCGTTCTATGTATCTTAATTGTCTGGTTATTATTGTTAGGAGCTCTTTCTTGTCGTTGTGGTTCTTCTGTAGATAAAGTACGACTTACACTTTTATG TGGTGTATTTATGGCTTGTTTCATCTCAGTTATATTATGGGCAGTTTTTCTAATGACTTTGATGTTATCGAGTCATACAGAAATGTTAATCTGCCGTCCACTTCATGATCCGAATTATAGTACAATGCAAGCTATCTTGGAAACTCGAGTATTCTTAGGAAAAAGATTAAGCGTATCTTTGAAAGATCTATTCGA AAAATGTCGAGAAAACGAGCCCGCATATCCAGCTTTTGGATTAGGAAGTACAATGAAGTTAGAACAACTTACTGCATATTGGACTTGGTCGAGCTTTACcagaattatattaaaaattaaggtTGAATTgaagactttaaaaatatttacgCCGTATTTGCGACAGCAActacataatttattatatgcttGTGGCTTGAATTTGACAGAACATAGGATTATG ATCCAAggaagaatattaaataaagatttggaAGCAATGTCGGATCAACTGGACAAAGTTACCGAACAAATGAGCGACAGATTGACAGCCAGAAGCTTGGAAACTATTGTAATAAATATGCAAGATTTGACTCTAAGGCGAGTGAAACCTTTAATGAAATTACAGGACGCATTGTTATATAAACTCGCTGCATTAGAATTACAAGTGCAACCATTACGACAACAGGTTAATCAGTCGCTTACTAATTTGAAGACTATTCAATATTATATTGATAATCAAGGAGATAAGATTGCTCAAATG AAAACAAAGCTTTACACAGATCGACTAGCTAATTATTTGGATCAATGGAGATCCCACGTATTGTCCGAAATGGGCAATGGAGTAGCAAAGTGCCGACCGCTTTGGGACATTGTAGAAGGAATTAAACTTTTACTATGTAGTCATTTTTTAGGTAATTTG AGTGGATATTGGTTTGCTACGTTTTTATGCATAGTTATTATGATAGCAAGCACACCAACTGCTCATATTTTGTCTttgatatataaaaaatttccaTCTGTTACAAAAGACGCTACTGTTATATCCACAAGATC agcAGATCCTCCGACCGAAACCAACGAACAAGAAAATTGGAATACACCCGA accaccaccaccaccaccacccgAACCCGAAGAAGGATGGCAATAA